In Thiospirochaeta perfilievii, a single window of DNA contains:
- a CDS encoding bifunctional metallophosphatase/5'-nucleotidase yields MKKRFLRAKTIFILALLLVLSSCLNNRVAKPESTASGISSYDLKTGEITKKGDKDLIEQTIAIGATADVHGRIYAYDYAIDEVDSDAGYAKVYSAIIEEKKSNPDMILMDVGDTVQDNSAELFNDLDTHPMVQALNYMNFDVWVLGNHEFNFEKSFLDRNVLAFNGAVLSANIKEEMDDSYYAQPYKIFDVNGCRVGVIGILPPHVAEWEASSPSHFKGLRFEPTLASVKKSIEKMEGQYDVLVGAFHIGRTDDRGAEAIVEIAENIQEFSVIFGGHEHSTYVEKVGDVTIIEPGKYGANLARADIKVVKDGDKWLVKGVEAKNIGTKELDENSEITNEFKFVHDKSVADANMVVGEISGDFVDGVDYLTGDYKVTTMPRAQIEDTAVLDLINSVQMYFTEAEVSSAALFNFGSTLIEGVFKKKDVAYIYKYPNTLVGVNITGENLVKYMEWSVSYYNQSVEGDLTISFNPDIRGYNYDVFQGVSYDIDISKPAGQRVENIMFNGKPLDLNRVYKLAVNNYRFGTLTGLGLVTQDDMYYDSYTSLQDAGRIRSLIIKYVEDVKKGVVSPEVDNNWKIVGFDFENPEIQNVIKKALAGELEIPRSEDGRTMNVRSVRASDL; encoded by the coding sequence ATTACAAAAAAAGGTGATAAAGATCTTATAGAACAGACCATTGCCATAGGTGCTACAGCAGATGTTCATGGACGTATTTATGCCTATGATTATGCAATTGATGAGGTTGATTCTGATGCAGGTTATGCAAAGGTCTACTCAGCAATTATTGAAGAGAAAAAGAGTAATCCAGATATGATCCTAATGGATGTTGGAGATACAGTTCAAGATAACTCAGCGGAACTATTTAACGATTTAGATACACACCCAATGGTACAGGCTCTAAATTATATGAATTTTGATGTATGGGTTCTTGGTAACCATGAGTTTAACTTTGAAAAGTCATTTTTAGATAGAAATGTTTTAGCTTTTAACGGAGCTGTGCTCTCTGCAAATATAAAAGAAGAGATGGATGATAGTTACTACGCTCAACCATATAAAATATTTGATGTAAATGGGTGTCGAGTTGGTGTTATTGGTATTTTACCTCCCCATGTTGCTGAGTGGGAAGCCTCTTCTCCCTCCCATTTTAAAGGTTTAAGATTTGAACCTACTCTAGCTTCAGTAAAAAAGAGCATAGAGAAGATGGAAGGGCAGTATGATGTTTTAGTTGGTGCTTTTCATATAGGTAGAACTGATGATCGAGGTGCTGAGGCTATAGTTGAAATTGCAGAAAACATTCAAGAGTTTTCTGTTATCTTTGGTGGGCATGAACATTCTACATATGTAGAAAAAGTAGGTGATGTAACAATTATTGAACCAGGTAAGTATGGAGCAAACTTGGCAAGAGCCGATATTAAAGTTGTAAAAGATGGAGATAAGTGGTTAGTTAAAGGTGTTGAAGCTAAAAATATTGGAACTAAAGAGCTTGATGAAAATAGTGAAATTACTAACGAGTTTAAATTTGTTCACGATAAATCTGTAGCTGATGCAAATATGGTTGTTGGTGAGATTAGTGGTGACTTTGTAGATGGTGTAGATTATTTAACTGGTGATTATAAAGTAACAACAATGCCAAGGGCTCAAATTGAGGATACAGCAGTTCTGGATTTAATAAATAGCGTTCAGATGTATTTTACAGAAGCAGAAGTTTCATCGGCAGCTCTATTTAACTTTGGTTCTACATTAATAGAGGGTGTTTTTAAGAAAAAAGATGTGGCTTATATCTATAAATATCCAAATACTCTTGTAGGTGTAAATATAACAGGTGAGAATCTAGTTAAGTATATGGAGTGGTCAGTTAGTTATTATAACCAATCTGTAGAAGGAGATTTAACAATTAGTTTTAACCCAGATATTAGAGGTTACAACTATGACGTTTTCCAAGGTGTTTCATACGATATTGATATTTCTAAACCTGCTGGTCAAAGAGTAGAAAATATAATGTTTAATGGAAAACCTTTAGATCTTAATAGAGTATATAAATTAGCTGTTAATAACTATAGATTTGGAACTTTAACAGGCCTTGGTTTAGTAACTCAAGATGATATGTATTATGACTCCTACACCTCCTTACAGGATGCAGGACGTATTCGAAGTCTGATTATTAAATATGTTGAGGACGTTAAAAAAGGTGTTGTCTCCCCCGAGGTTGATAACAACTGGAAAATAGTTGGATTTGATTTTGAGAATCCTGAGATCCAGAATGTTATAAAAAAAGCATTAGCTGGGGAACTAGAAATACCTAGATCCGAAGATGGAAGAACTATGAATGTACGATCAGTAAGAGCATCTGATCTATAA